In Trifolium pratense cultivar HEN17-A07 linkage group LG7, ARS_RC_1.1, whole genome shotgun sequence, a genomic segment contains:
- the LOC123895951 gene encoding serine/threonine-protein kinase RHS3-like — protein MIPIDILRHLEISLVSCVIVLLTASKPIKMPDSPHVTMSNNNVSEEVDKTEQSCANENTENDDIRKVNNQETKDGLTNENNAKKTTNKPAKSPSFSSSRPQKLESHMRNFSEFSNTPRDRSSPRMISKSGPNSRSDSLESTSTPIFKPHTGGDVRWDAINLVTRVSQCNLNFGHFRLVKRVGYGDIGSVYLVELKGTRTFYAMKVMDKASLASRNKLLRAQTEREILGLLDHPFLPTLYSHFENDKYYCLIMEFCSCGSLHSLRMKQPNKHFTENAARFYCSEILLALEYLHMLGIVYRDLKPENVLVRDEGHIMLSDFDLSLRCSVNPTLVKSSSAHITTTATSIGILDDDHAVQGCMQPSSYLFPRILPSKKNRKSKSDFGLIRLPELMAEPTNVRSMSFVGTHEYLAPEIVRGEGHGSAVDWWTFGIFLYELLTGTTPFKGNGNRATLFNVVGQPLRFPDYPSCSPIAKDLIRGLLVKEPQKRFAYKRGATEIKQHPFFEGVNWALIRSATPPIIPEPFDFSQYVSKETVVADVADKKIVDIVSDKNNSKVQHDSSYEDFEYF, from the exons ATGATCCCAATAGACATCCTACGACATCTCG AAATTTCTCTTGTGAGCTGTGTTATTGTGTTGTTGACGGCGTCAAAGCCTATCAAAATGCCTGATTCACCTCATGTAACC ATGAGTAACAACAATGTATCAGAAGAAGTTGACAAAACTGAACAAAGTTGTGCAAATGAAAATACAGAAAATGATGATATTAGAAAGGTGAATAATCAGGAAACAAAAGATGGTTTGACAAATGAAAACAATgcaaagaaaacaacaaataagCCAGCAAAATCACCATCATTTTCATCATCTAGGCCTCAAAAGTTAGAATCACACATGAGGAATTTCTCTGAATTTTCCAATACTCCTAGAGATAGATCAAGTCCAAGAATGATTTCAAAGAGCGGACCGAATTCGCGTAGTGATAGTTTAGAAAGCACAAGTACACCAATATTTAAGCCACATACAGGAGGTGATGTGAGATGGGATGCAATTAACTTGGTTACAAGAGTGTCACAATGTAATCTCAACTTTGGTCATTTTCGGCTTGTGAAGCGTGTCGGTTATGGTGACATCGGAAGCGTTTATCTTGTTGAACTTAAAGGGACAAGAACATTTTATGCTATGAAAGTAATGGATAAGGCTTCACTTGCTAGTAGAAACAAGCTTCTTAGAGCACAAACTGAAAGGGAGATTCTTGGACTTCTTGATCACCCTTTCTTGCCAACTTTGTATTCTCATTTTGAAAATGACAAGTATTATTGTTTGATCATGGAGTTTTGTAGTTGTGGTAGTTTGCATAGCCTCAGAATGAAGCAACCCAACAAGCATTTCACTGAAAATGCTGCAAG GTTTTATTGTTCAGAGATTCTATTAGCATTGGAGTACCTCCACATGTTAGGAATAGTATACAGAGATTTAAAACCAGAAAACGTTCTAGTCCGTGACGAAGGCCACATAATGCTATCGGATTTTGATTTATCCCTTCGATGTTCGGTTAACCCTACACTCGTCAAGTCCTCCTCCGCACACATAACCACCACCGCGACATCCATTGGAATCCTAGACGACGATCACGCCGTACAAGGTTGTATGCAACCATCAAGTTACTTGTTTCCAAGAATCCTCCCATCTAAAAAAAACCGAAAATCAAAATCAGATTTCGGTCTCATCCGTCTACCAGAATTAATGGCAGAACCAACGAACGTCAGATCAATGTCGTTCGTTGGGACACATGAATATCTTGCACCGGAAATCGTGCGTGGTGAAGGACACGGTAGTGCTGTTGATTGGTGGACATTTGGGATATTTTTATACGAGCTTTTAACCGGAACAACGCCGTTTAAAGGTAACGGAAACCGTGCTACGCTTTTCAATGTTGTAGGACAACCTTTAAGGTTTCCTGACTATCCTTCTTGTAGTCCTATTGCTAAAGATCTTATTAGAGGATTGTTGGTTAAGGAACCTCAAAAAAGATTTGCTTATAAAAGAGGTGCTACTGAGATTAAACAACACCCATTTTTTGAAGGGGTTAATTGGGCTTTGATTCGAAGTGCAACTCCACCTATTATACCAGAACCATTTGATTTTAGTCAGTATGTTAGTAAGGAAACTGTTGTAGCTGATGTTGCTGATAAGAAGATTGTTGATATTGTGAgtgataaaaataatagtaaggTGCAACATGATTCTTCTTATGAAGATTTTGAGTATTTTTAG